One genomic region from Dermacentor variabilis isolate Ectoservices chromosome 6, ASM5094787v1, whole genome shotgun sequence encodes:
- the LOC142585264 gene encoding uncharacterized protein LOC142585264, with the protein MDKLEIAVLLAVMSAAQAYIIQHVNPYSHAVPGKVFVPYPAYFGHIPFGHPHVVHTPVFVIGHAPHPAGKPSVPGSIPGHHPGNVPVYPPHFPGVPGVIPDSGPGISIPPAAYPRPDGAPHPGGAPIPSGPECTLCNAGGGRGTNGNGGPVPTPDEGGREDEGPMPGGETPRMGVPDGAPNPEEPKPEAPKPEEPAPEAPKPEEPAPEEPKPEAPAPEEPKPEEPAPEEPKPEEPAPEEPATEEPKPEEPNPEREEPKPEEEKSSEEDGAQTTEQASVDEPAPARLLLPKKGGTVVR; encoded by the exons ATGGACAAG cTCGAAATCGCTGTTCTCTTGGCCGTGATGTCAGCGGCGCAAGCCTACATCATTCAGCACGTGAATCCTTACTCGCATGCGGTACCCGGGAAAGTCTTCGTCCCTTACCCGGCCTACTTCGGCCACATACCGTTCGGGCACCCACATGTCGTGCACACGCCGGTGTTCGTCATAGGTCACGCACCTCATCCTGCCGGAAAGCCCTCGGTTCCTGGTTCGATACCCGGCCACCATCCGGGCAACGTGCCCGTTTACCCGCCGCACTTTCCCGGGGTACCGGGCGTGATTCCTGACAGCGGACCAGGAATCAGCATCCCGCCCGCAGCCTACCCGAGGCCGGACGGAGCACCACACCCAGGTGGCGCTCCGATACCGTCGGGCCCGGAATGCACGCTGTGTAATGCCGGGGGTGGTCGAGGTACCAACGGGAACGGTGGGCCGGTACCGACACCAGACGAAGGCGGCCGGGAAGACGAGGGTCCCATGCCTGGTGGGGAGACGCCCAGGATGGGCGTTCCAGACGGGGCACCGAACCCGGAGGAGCCGAAACCGGAAGCACCGAAGCCAGAAGAGCCGGCACCGGAAGCCCCAAAGCCAGAAGAGCCGGCACCGGAAGAGCCAAAGCCAGAAGCACCGGCACCCGAAGAGCCAAAGCCGGAGGAACCGGCCCCGGAGGAGCCAAAGCCTGAAGAGCCGGCCCCGGAGGAGCCAGCAACAGAGGAACCGAAGCCAGAAGAGCCTAACCCTGAGAGGGAGGAACCAAAGCCCGAGGAAGAAAAGTCTAGCGAGGAAGACGGAGCCCAGACGACCGAACAAGCTTCAGTCGACGAACCCGCTCCTGCGCGTCTGCTGTTGCCCAAAAAAGGTGGTACGGTCGTTCGATAG